One window from the genome of Eucalyptus grandis isolate ANBG69807.140 chromosome 7, ASM1654582v1, whole genome shotgun sequence encodes:
- the LOC120296087 gene encoding polyol transporter 5-like, protein MTSVLLGYDVGVMSGAIIFVVEELKINHVEVEVLMGVINLYSLVGSAMAGRTSDWIGRRYTIVLSGAIFFAGALLMGLAPNYAFLMFGRFVAGIGVGYGLMIAPVYTAEVSPPVSSRGFLTSFPEVFINLGVLLGYISNYAFSKLPLKLGWRLMLGVGAIPSVMLALGVLAMPESPGWLIMHGRLADAKRVLDKTSNSKDEAALRLADIKEAAGIPAECFDDVVKVTKRSTGEGVWRDLLLHPTPSVRHILICAVGIHFFQQASGIDAVVLYSPSIFEEAGITSSDKKLLATIAVGFVKTIFILVSTFLLDRVGRRPLLLSSVGGMIVSLSTLAACLTIIGRSHTNLKWAIAMCIASVLFFVAFFSIGLGPIAWVYSSEIFPLRLRAQGCAIGVAINRVASGVLVMTFLSLSKAITIGGAFFLYTGIVCASWVFFYVLMPETQGRTLEEIDQFFGKYTKWRSTKRELEMRRNKAVVNNGGGSGERHSV, encoded by the exons ATGACCTCCGTTTTGCTAGGATACG ACGTAGGCGTGATGAGCGGGGCAATCATTTTTGTTGTGGAGGAACTAAAGATAAACCATGTGGAGGTGGAGGTCTTGATGGGGGTCATCAATCTGTACTCGCTCGTCGGGTCAGCGATGGCGGGGCGAACCTCCGATTGGATCGGCCGGCGCTACACCATTGTGTTGTCCGGGGCCATCTTCTTCGCCGGGGCCCTTCTCATGGGCTTAGCCCCCAACTACGCCTTCCTCATGTTCGGTCGCTTCGTCGCCGGCATCGGCGTCGGCTACGGCCTCATGATAGCCCCTGTCTACACCGCGGAGGTCTCCCCCCCCGTCTCCTCCCGCGGCTTCCTCACCTCCTTCCCGGAA GTGTTCATCAACCTTGGCGTTCTCCTTGGCTACATTTCCAACTATGCCTTTTCCAAGCTTCCCCTCAAACTTGGGTGGCGTCTCATGCTCGGCGTGGGAGCAATCCCCTCGGTCATGCTCGCCTTGGGGGTCCTTGCCATGCCGGAGTCCCCCGGGTGGCTCATCATGCACGGTCGCCTAGCCGATGCAAAGCGGGTTCTTGACAAGACCTCCAACTCCAAGGATGAGGCCGCGCTCCGACTCGCGGATATCAAGGAGGCTGCCGGCATTCCTGCAGAGTGTTTTGACGACGTCGTCAAAGTCACCAAGCGGAGCACCGGGGAGGGCGTCTGGCGGGATCTCCTCCTCCACCCAACCCCATCTGTTCGGCACATCCTCATATGTGCCGTCGGAATCCACTTCTTCCAACAGGCCTCCGGCATCGATGCCGTCGTCCTCTACAGCCCTAGCATCTTTGAGGAGGCCGGCATCACTTCCTCCGACAAAAAGCTCCTAGCCACCATCGCAGTAGGCTTCGTAAAAACAATATTTATCCTCGTCTCCACCTTCCTCCTCGATCGGGTCGGGCGGCGGCCATTATTGCTTAGCAGCGTCGGTGGGATGATCGTCTCACTCTCCACCCTTGCCGCGTGCCTCACCATCATCGGCCGCAGCCACACAAATCTCAAGTGGGCAATCGCCATGTGCATCGCATCGGTGTTGTTCTTCGTGGCCTTCTTCTCCATCGGGCTGGGGCCAATCGCATGGGTGTACAGCtcggagatcttcccactgaggcTACGTGCGCAGGGGTGCGCAATCGGCGTCGCCATCAATCGGGTGGCGAGTGGAGTGTTGGTGATGACGTTCTTGTCACTCTCTAAGGCAATCACCATCGGCGGGGCCTTCTTCTTGTACACGGGGATCGTGTGCGCTTCGTGGGTGTTCTTTTACGTGCTGATGCCGGAAACTCAGGGGCGGACCTTAGAGGAGATAGATCAGTTCTTTGGTAAATACACCAAATGGAGGTCCACGAAGAGGGAGCTGGAGATGCGAAGGAACAAAGCGGTGGTCAACAATGGTGGAGGCAGCGGCGAGCGGCATTCAGTGTAA